The following are encoded in a window of Acidicapsa ligni genomic DNA:
- a CDS encoding BPTD_3080 family restriction endonuclease, translated as MSPLQATPGDASNEVAEPILNGPFNKPEYFWYIREGETPEKREGRRPGIVFPPRDGNVQWSTDEVLQVSALYPTAFELRLVNLIRERIGGWQQAGYPGVTRTTAELLAYWEREGRERRLFFAQVEAAKTIIFLNEARQDFLQGINIPRDEPSDDRKAEFGYMGFMRYACKMATGSGKTTVMGMLTVWSILNKVANRSDKRFSDVVLAVCPNVTIRDRLTELLPERGDASVYRTRDLVPTHLMPQLTRGRVLVTNWHVFEPQSMQKDGSRVEKRGVARNIAVKIQIGPKTTTARGKRYMTQAEYERQLHAGLLEFQKEERDSQTGALQAVYVVDQRYVESDTALLQRVLGREVGGKQNILILNDEAHHAYRVAQEVEDEEDDEEDPDEELLGSRKEATVWIDGLDKIHKGRGINFCVDLSATPYFLGRVGQETNRPFPWVVSDFGLIDAIESGLVKVPQLAARDTTGAEIPGYRNIWEWILDPRRPNPLTAAERGGGRANPRPEAVLKFAHTPIAMLGSLWEQELQRWRAEGNKREPVFILVVKNTKLAKVIYEWIAEDKAPADLPSVRLPELRNTAERAVTIRVDSKVIQETDGDGAKGDEQRWMRYTLDTVGHQDWTRDSQNQPIYPTGFQELAEKLKRPLHPPGRDIRCIVSVGMLTEGWDCNTVTHIIGLRPFQSQLLCEQVVGRGLRRVSYALGPNDHFAEEIATILGVPFEVVPFKATPGGAPAAPAKRHHVYALPERSDLRITFPRVVGYTQAVRNRITFDWQNVPSLTINPLSIPGEVELKALSITNTGRPAVNAPGSAGTADLEAFRKGHRMQQLVFELAQRITREYCSQPSATILPQVLFPQVLPIVDRYLRERVEIVYPGDRKDAFLSPYFGWLIEILRQHLQPDLQQGEAAEIPRYEENRVEGSTSDVDTWTSKDVRLVNRSHVNYVIADTQQWEQQAAYMIDRHPRVRSFVKNAGLGFAIPYFHNGQMHDYIPDFLIKLMDRPEETLILETKGYDPLAEVKASAAQRWVNAVNADGSYGVWRYELARSVAAVAEKLA; from the coding sequence ATGAGCCCTTTGCAAGCGACACCGGGCGACGCGTCGAATGAAGTCGCCGAACCGATCCTGAACGGCCCCTTCAATAAGCCGGAGTACTTTTGGTACATCCGCGAAGGCGAGACGCCGGAGAAGCGCGAGGGGCGGCGACCGGGAATTGTGTTTCCTCCACGCGACGGAAACGTCCAGTGGTCAACAGATGAGGTATTGCAAGTAAGCGCGCTGTATCCGACAGCGTTCGAACTGCGCCTTGTGAATTTAATCCGCGAGCGTATCGGCGGTTGGCAGCAAGCTGGCTATCCGGGTGTGACCCGTACAACAGCTGAACTCCTTGCCTATTGGGAAAGAGAAGGCCGGGAGCGCCGCTTGTTCTTTGCGCAGGTCGAGGCAGCCAAGACGATCATCTTCCTGAACGAAGCACGGCAGGATTTCCTCCAAGGCATCAACATCCCGCGCGACGAGCCCAGTGACGACCGCAAGGCTGAATTCGGCTACATGGGTTTCATGCGCTATGCCTGCAAGATGGCTACCGGTTCCGGTAAGACGACTGTGATGGGAATGCTCACAGTCTGGAGCATCTTGAACAAAGTTGCCAATCGCAGCGACAAGCGTTTTAGCGATGTGGTGCTTGCGGTGTGTCCCAACGTGACTATCCGAGACCGTCTCACGGAATTGCTGCCGGAGCGCGGTGACGCCAGCGTATATCGAACTCGCGATCTTGTGCCGACTCACTTGATGCCGCAACTCACCCGTGGTCGCGTGCTGGTTACGAACTGGCATGTCTTCGAGCCGCAAAGCATGCAGAAGGACGGCTCGCGGGTTGAGAAACGCGGTGTCGCGCGCAACATTGCTGTGAAGATCCAGATTGGTCCGAAGACCACCACGGCTCGCGGCAAGCGATACATGACGCAGGCCGAATATGAGCGCCAACTGCACGCTGGCTTGCTTGAGTTTCAGAAAGAGGAGCGCGATTCGCAGACGGGTGCGCTCCAGGCGGTTTACGTCGTCGATCAGCGTTACGTTGAGAGTGATACGGCACTTCTTCAACGCGTGCTTGGACGCGAGGTTGGCGGCAAACAGAACATTCTGATCCTCAACGATGAAGCGCATCACGCGTACCGCGTAGCGCAGGAAGTGGAAGACGAAGAGGACGACGAAGAAGACCCGGACGAGGAGTTGTTGGGAAGCCGCAAAGAGGCGACAGTTTGGATTGACGGACTAGACAAGATTCATAAGGGACGTGGCATCAACTTTTGTGTCGATCTCTCCGCTACACCCTACTTTCTGGGACGTGTTGGGCAGGAAACGAATCGGCCATTCCCTTGGGTGGTTAGCGACTTTGGGCTAATCGACGCCATCGAGTCTGGACTGGTGAAAGTTCCGCAGCTTGCAGCGAGAGATACGACTGGGGCCGAAATCCCGGGCTACCGAAACATTTGGGAGTGGATTCTCGATCCACGCCGTCCCAACCCCCTGACTGCAGCCGAGCGCGGCGGTGGCCGTGCGAATCCTCGTCCAGAAGCCGTTCTTAAGTTTGCGCACACACCAATTGCGATGCTTGGCTCCCTTTGGGAGCAAGAGCTGCAGCGCTGGCGAGCGGAAGGCAACAAGCGCGAGCCGGTATTCATCTTGGTCGTGAAGAACACGAAGCTGGCGAAAGTCATCTACGAGTGGATTGCTGAGGACAAGGCACCTGCTGATCTACCTTCTGTCCGCTTGCCAGAACTTCGCAATACAGCAGAACGAGCCGTAACAATTCGCGTTGACTCCAAGGTCATTCAGGAAACAGATGGCGACGGCGCTAAGGGAGACGAACAGCGGTGGATGCGCTACACGCTTGACACGGTGGGGCATCAAGACTGGACGAGGGACAGCCAAAATCAACCCATCTACCCGACCGGATTCCAGGAACTGGCGGAGAAGCTCAAGAGGCCGCTCCATCCGCCAGGTCGGGACATCCGATGCATCGTTAGTGTGGGCATGCTGACCGAGGGCTGGGATTGCAACACGGTGACGCACATCATTGGACTGCGTCCATTTCAGTCTCAACTTCTGTGCGAGCAGGTCGTTGGGCGCGGCCTTCGCCGTGTGAGCTATGCTCTCGGACCGAACGACCACTTTGCAGAAGAGATCGCCACCATTCTTGGAGTGCCCTTTGAGGTCGTACCGTTCAAGGCTACGCCGGGAGGAGCCCCAGCGGCTCCGGCCAAGCGGCACCACGTGTACGCTTTGCCGGAACGTTCTGACCTGAGAATCACTTTCCCGCGAGTAGTAGGTTACACACAAGCTGTTCGTAATCGCATCACCTTCGATTGGCAAAACGTCCCATCACTCACCATCAATCCGCTTTCGATTCCCGGAGAGGTTGAGCTAAAGGCCTTGAGCATCACAAACACTGGCCGACCGGCAGTGAATGCGCCAGGGAGTGCGGGGACTGCCGATCTTGAAGCGTTCCGTAAGGGACACCGGATGCAGCAGCTTGTTTTCGAGCTCGCGCAGCGTATCACGCGTGAATATTGCTCTCAGCCGAGCGCGACTATCCTCCCCCAGGTCCTGTTTCCCCAGGTGCTACCGATAGTGGACCGATACCTGCGCGAGCGAGTGGAAATCGTCTATCCCGGAGACAGGAAAGACGCATTTCTTTCTCCGTACTTCGGTTGGCTGATAGAAATCTTGCGTCAGCATTTGCAGCCGGATTTACAACAAGGGGAAGCAGCTGAAATTCCCCGCTACGAAGAGAACCGCGTTGAGGGCTCCACATCAGATGTCGACACATGGACTAGCAAGGATGTGAGGCTGGTTAATCGAAGCCATGTCAATTATGTGATCGCCGATACCCAGCAGTGGGAGCAGCAGGCGGCGTATATGATCGACCGTCATCCGCGAGTGCGCAGCTTCGTGAAGAACGCGGGATTGGGTTTCGCAATTCCATACTTTCACAATGGCCAGATGCACGACTACATTCCAGATTTCTTAATAAAGCTGATGGACCGACCGGAGGAGACTTTGATCCTTGAGACCAAAGGGTATGATCCGCTCGCGGAGGTGAAAGCAAGTGCTGCGCAACGCTGGGTGAACGCCGTCAACGCGGACGGGAGCTACGGTGTCTGGCGCTATGAGCTCGCAAGAAGCGTGGCTGCTGTCGCAGAGAAGTTAGCTTAG
- a CDS encoding site-specific DNA-methyltransferase, whose protein sequence is MQAQFRKKKAPKKYHYDDSLDPALSWDGQNSARELGEWLLAKITEASKLPSPHLFSQPGQFIGAGGDSLLTVRGLEDAVAQLNRLSKPFLDWSGKAERLSMDVPTLPLFVHERLSTKAILETLKGHVREGVDEQIGLFGDKRLPLGQKLRPYEHAETWENRMILGDSLVVMNSLLEYEGMGGKVQMIYMDPPYGVRFGSNFQPFVRKRDVKHNDDSDLTREPEMVQAYRDTWELGLHSYLTYLRDRLLVARDLLTPSGSVFVQISDENLHHVREVMTEVFGRENTVNTIVFQKTSSEEGEGVSNTADYLLWFCKDSARLKTNALYRRKRPGDEGAKQYVHARNSRTSEVRRLTADELSEPDKVKEPWIICRRGYPLTSQDFSETRSGPFVFDGIPYKPGKNRHWSVSPEKGMPALVAKGLIYTTGKSLNAIMDLSAMPGTALGNVWTDTGTGSFTDEQIYVVQTSEKVLQRCLLMATEPGDLVIDPTCGSGTTAHAAEAWGRRWITIDTSRVPLALARQRLLTATFPFYKIQDGTTSPAAGFVYKSQLESKNKKQDGFGLAEQHTLSSIAGDEKPTELIFRDRPEIDYSITRIAGPFAFEATIPTPFEVEGQDRPDTERQAELTASADAENYADRMLDVLKRSPMLRLDGNRILQLHSIRVPARTLSLSADAMVDATADGQNPTLGDVVGEAAERNGALLEGITRKPVAIVFGPENGAVSEGLVFHAAKEANGKNYTHLYVIGFAIEAEARQFIKSCGDNMGIPATYVQATMDLKMGDLLKNMRSSQIFSVCGLPEIEIRNLDSDRYEVELLGLDVFDPISMENDHAPGSDVPAWFLDTDYNGLCFHVTQAFFPRTGAWDALKKSLKADYDESLWDHLAGTVSAPFGAGDEKKIAVKVIDARGNELMVVKSLSEATA, encoded by the coding sequence ATGCAGGCGCAGTTCCGCAAGAAAAAGGCGCCGAAGAAGTATCACTACGACGACTCGCTTGATCCTGCGCTGAGCTGGGACGGGCAGAACTCAGCCCGTGAACTTGGTGAATGGCTGCTCGCAAAGATCACAGAAGCGTCAAAGTTGCCTTCGCCTCATCTGTTCTCTCAGCCGGGGCAGTTTATCGGTGCTGGAGGGGACTCGCTGCTGACCGTTCGCGGACTTGAGGATGCTGTCGCGCAGCTCAATAGACTCAGTAAGCCATTCCTCGATTGGTCGGGCAAGGCAGAGCGGTTATCAATGGATGTGCCGACACTTCCGCTGTTTGTGCACGAACGACTTTCGACGAAGGCAATCTTGGAAACCTTGAAGGGCCATGTGCGTGAAGGTGTCGATGAGCAGATTGGTCTGTTTGGAGACAAACGCCTGCCGTTAGGGCAAAAACTGCGACCATACGAGCACGCTGAAACCTGGGAGAATCGCATGATCCTTGGCGATTCGCTAGTAGTGATGAACTCTCTATTGGAGTACGAGGGTATGGGCGGAAAAGTCCAAATGATCTATATGGACCCTCCTTACGGAGTTAGGTTTGGCTCTAATTTTCAGCCCTTTGTCCGTAAGAGAGATGTCAAACACAATGACGACTCCGATCTGACCCGCGAGCCTGAGATGGTGCAGGCTTATCGTGACACCTGGGAACTCGGATTACACAGTTATCTCACGTACCTGCGCGACCGCCTACTCGTTGCACGAGACCTACTAACCCCGAGCGGTAGCGTATTCGTGCAGATCAGCGATGAAAACCTACACCATGTCCGAGAGGTGATGACCGAGGTTTTCGGTAGGGAAAATACGGTAAACACGATTGTGTTCCAGAAAACCTCTTCGGAAGAGGGGGAGGGGGTATCTAATACCGCTGATTATCTTCTCTGGTTTTGCAAGGATAGTGCACGTCTAAAGACCAATGCCTTGTATAGACGAAAGCGTCCCGGTGATGAGGGAGCTAAGCAGTACGTCCATGCTAGAAACTCCCGCACATCAGAGGTTCGGCGTCTTACCGCGGACGAGCTATCTGAACCAGATAAAGTAAAAGAGCCGTGGATTATTTGCCGACGCGGCTATCCATTGACATCGCAGGACTTTAGCGAAACGCGAAGCGGGCCTTTCGTCTTCGATGGAATTCCGTATAAACCGGGAAAGAATAGGCACTGGTCTGTCAGTCCTGAAAAAGGAATGCCTGCATTGGTTGCAAAAGGCTTGATCTACACAACTGGGAAATCGCTGAACGCAATCATGGATTTAAGCGCGATGCCGGGAACCGCATTGGGTAACGTGTGGACGGACACCGGTACGGGGAGCTTCACCGATGAGCAAATCTACGTTGTCCAAACAAGCGAGAAGGTTTTGCAACGTTGTCTATTGATGGCAACCGAACCTGGCGATCTAGTCATTGATCCAACTTGTGGTTCGGGGACGACGGCGCATGCAGCTGAGGCATGGGGACGCCGTTGGATAACTATCGACACTAGCCGGGTGCCTTTAGCTCTGGCTAGGCAGAGGTTACTCACAGCTACATTTCCGTTTTACAAAATTCAGGATGGTACTACGAGTCCCGCAGCGGGATTTGTCTATAAGAGCCAACTGGAGAGCAAGAACAAGAAACAAGACGGGTTCGGTTTAGCAGAGCAACATACTCTGAGTAGCATCGCTGGTGACGAGAAGCCCACGGAGTTGATCTTTAGAGATCGTCCTGAAATTGATTACTCAATTACGAGGATTGCTGGCCCGTTTGCGTTTGAAGCAACGATCCCCACTCCGTTCGAGGTTGAAGGACAAGATCGCCCCGACACTGAACGACAGGCTGAACTTACTGCATCTGCAGATGCGGAGAACTATGCCGACCGAATGCTAGATGTACTTAAGCGGAGTCCAATGCTGAGATTGGATGGCAATCGAATCCTTCAGCTCCATTCCATTCGCGTGCCAGCGCGGACGTTGTCACTCTCGGCTGATGCTATGGTCGACGCGACAGCGGACGGTCAGAATCCGACACTAGGCGATGTTGTTGGAGAGGCCGCAGAACGAAATGGTGCATTGCTCGAAGGCATCACTCGAAAGCCTGTGGCTATCGTATTCGGGCCGGAGAACGGTGCCGTTAGCGAAGGACTGGTATTCCACGCTGCCAAGGAAGCGAATGGCAAGAACTACACCCATCTGTACGTGATCGGATTTGCGATCGAGGCCGAGGCACGCCAGTTCATCAAGAGCTGCGGAGACAACATGGGTATTCCAGCAACCTATGTTCAGGCGACGATGGACCTGAAAATGGGCGACTTGTTAAAGAACATGCGCTCCAGCCAAATCTTCAGTGTCTGCGGTCTCCCAGAGATCGAAATCCGGAACCTGGACAGTGATCGCTACGAAGTAGAGTTGCTGGGTCTTGACGTCTTCGATCCCATCTCGATGGAGAACGACCATGCCCCCGGTAGTGACGTTCCCGCGTGGTTCCTGGATACGGACTATAACGGTCTGTGCTTCCACGTGACCCAAGCGTTCTTTCCGCGTACAGGTGCGTGGGACGCGTTGAAGAAGTCACTAAAAGCAGATTATGACGAAAGCCTCTGGGATCACTTGGCCGGGACGGTGAGTGCTCCCTTTGGGGCGGGCGATGAAAAGAAAATTGCAGTGAAGGTGATCGACGCACGCGGCAATGAACTGATGGTCGTCAAGAGCTTGAGTGAGGCGACGGCATGA
- a CDS encoding Z1 domain-containing protein: MTSGIKLTGSFFPSYKIANPGFSSETFHCAEETVAELMQKATSSDHPGMLLGKVQSGKTRTFISILALAFDNGFDIAIVLSKNSKALIEQTAKRLNSEFKMFVDDGELDIYDIMHAPDSFGVFELDSKLIFVAKKQDDNLRRLIDLFKKNKLMAEKRTLIIDDEADNASIGYTKKAGLIEANKIASKINDLRSVIQSSSFLQVTATPYSLYLQPNEIEVANVLTFKPTRPAFTKLVPVPAEYVGGETYFGESAKSQADTLESLIHHTVDHREFERLKKPDARSLKIDQVLASPAIKGFRAAIINFIVGGCIQRINRTNAGEKSKKLRFSFLLHSEAGKEAHSWQEKLTKAIIKKLQEAAESNHDEFISLVTEAHGDFARSLALALEPIPEVDTVIAAVSEALEDEHITVAKVNSDDDVAALLDSSGQLKLRSPLNIFIGGQVLDRGVTLAGLIGFYYGRRPNKYQQDTVLQHSRMYGYRRMDLAVTRFYTSNVIRYAMSQMEEFDSSLRAAIESGGDHAVQFIRKAADGTVVPCSPNKILVATTQTLRPYKRILPIGFQTGYRTGANGIGQAVKALDERVTALCGFNAAAPKLIPVSEAIDLIRAIAPTMEFPEDDAPDFDWEGAVAALAHLCHQHPVPAERGHVLIWAADGRDSARLASAGSHATYIETPDSERTEGKLAKQYAINHPILFLLRQEGSEAKGWRGTPFYWPVIRAQANTPTAIYTAETID, encoded by the coding sequence ATGACGAGCGGTATCAAACTGACAGGTTCTTTCTTCCCGAGCTATAAGATTGCCAACCCTGGCTTCAGCTCCGAGACGTTTCATTGCGCCGAAGAGACGGTAGCAGAGCTCATGCAAAAAGCAACCAGCTCAGATCACCCGGGAATGCTGCTGGGTAAGGTTCAGAGCGGAAAGACTCGAACGTTCATTAGCATTTTGGCGCTCGCCTTCGATAACGGCTTCGACATCGCAATCGTTCTCAGCAAGAACTCCAAGGCTCTTATCGAACAGACTGCGAAACGTTTGAATAGCGAATTCAAAATGTTCGTGGATGATGGTGAATTGGACATCTACGACATCATGCACGCGCCAGATTCCTTCGGCGTCTTCGAGCTTGATTCCAAGCTCATCTTCGTCGCCAAGAAACAAGACGACAACTTGCGTCGGCTCATTGATCTTTTCAAGAAGAACAAGCTGATGGCCGAAAAGCGCACGCTCATCATTGATGATGAGGCCGATAACGCATCTATCGGTTACACGAAGAAGGCAGGACTCATTGAGGCGAACAAGATTGCCAGCAAGATCAATGATCTTCGTTCCGTCATTCAAAGCTCTTCATTCCTGCAAGTGACGGCGACACCCTATTCGCTCTACCTGCAGCCGAATGAGATTGAGGTTGCCAACGTCCTCACGTTCAAACCGACACGTCCGGCTTTCACGAAGTTGGTTCCGGTACCGGCCGAGTATGTCGGCGGTGAAACCTACTTTGGCGAGTCGGCCAAGAGCCAAGCTGACACCCTCGAAAGCCTCATCCATCACACGGTCGATCACAGAGAGTTTGAACGACTGAAAAAGCCCGACGCCCGGTCTCTAAAAATCGATCAGGTTCTCGCGTCCCCCGCCATCAAGGGTTTCCGTGCCGCGATCATCAATTTCATCGTCGGCGGATGCATACAGCGAATCAACCGAACAAACGCTGGCGAAAAGAGCAAAAAGCTTCGGTTTTCTTTTCTTCTACATTCCGAGGCCGGAAAGGAAGCCCATTCGTGGCAAGAGAAACTGACGAAAGCGATCATCAAGAAGCTGCAGGAGGCGGCTGAGTCCAACCACGACGAATTCATCAGCCTTGTTACGGAGGCACATGGGGACTTCGCAAGGTCGTTAGCACTCGCATTGGAGCCAATACCTGAAGTGGATACCGTGATTGCTGCAGTCTCGGAGGCTCTTGAAGACGAGCACATCACCGTAGCGAAGGTGAACTCTGATGACGATGTGGCCGCGTTGCTCGATAGCTCAGGACAGCTGAAGCTAAGAAGCCCTCTGAACATCTTTATCGGTGGTCAGGTGCTCGACCGTGGAGTCACGCTTGCCGGTCTGATTGGGTTCTACTATGGCCGCCGTCCAAACAAATACCAGCAAGACACCGTCTTGCAGCATTCGCGTATGTATGGCTACCGTCGCATGGACTTAGCGGTCACGCGTTTCTACACGTCGAACGTCATTCGATATGCTATGAGCCAAATGGAGGAGTTTGACTCTTCGTTAAGGGCAGCTATTGAATCAGGTGGCGACCACGCTGTTCAGTTCATTCGCAAGGCTGCGGATGGTACTGTCGTGCCTTGCAGCCCGAACAAGATTCTGGTGGCCACGACACAGACACTACGGCCCTATAAGCGCATCCTGCCTATTGGCTTCCAGACGGGATACCGGACCGGCGCAAATGGCATTGGCCAAGCGGTCAAGGCACTAGACGAGCGAGTGACTGCACTGTGTGGATTCAATGCAGCCGCCCCCAAACTCATTCCAGTCAGCGAGGCGATTGATCTGATTCGAGCGATTGCGCCGACAATGGAGTTCCCAGAAGACGATGCTCCGGATTTTGATTGGGAGGGAGCTGTCGCAGCTCTCGCTCATCTCTGCCACCAACACCCGGTTCCCGCCGAACGGGGCCATGTCTTGATTTGGGCGGCTGATGGGCGCGATTCAGCGCGCCTCGCGAGCGCCGGTTCTCACGCCACCTATATTGAGACGCCAGACTCGGAACGAACCGAAGGCAAGCTGGCGAAACAATATGCGATCAATCATCCGATCCTGTTTTTGCTTCGCCAGGAGGGCTCGGAGGCGAAAGGTTGGCGTGGAACGCCGTTCTATTGGCCGGTCATTCGTGCTCAGGCGAATACGCCTACGGCCATCTATACGGCGGAGACCATCGACTGA
- a CDS encoding type II toxin-antitoxin system HipA family toxin produces the protein MIKVWTDSQEAGMLDRSGDRGSSFAYTPEAPSTRAVSVTMPVRLPSWDIRFGLPPIFEMNLPEGVLRERLRLAFAKATGSFDEFDLLGVVGRSQVGRIRYTGQREQLQEDVPFQSVDEILEHRRGGDLFRYLIEKFATFSGISGVQPKILVRDEAASSALAGSGHRVSASYLGATHIVKFWEQNEYPQLAANEYFCLEVAKACGLEVPTYRLSEDALALVIDRFDLRSDGTYRGFEDFCVLNARRTDEKYRGSYETSIMKRFTQFANSLHLVEDTERLFTLIALNCALRNGDAHLKNFGIVYDEVQGAARLAPVYDLVTTSVYLPKDSMALTLNGSTRWASAKDLQRLGETRMGASPARVKTILECISDAMSEVASAMRQYIKTHHDFEEVGNQMLAHWQVGVDSSLKGQD, from the coding sequence ATGATTAAAGTTTGGACCGATTCGCAAGAAGCGGGGATGCTTGATCGTTCAGGAGACAGGGGAAGCAGCTTTGCCTATACTCCAGAGGCCCCTTCTACGCGTGCGGTCTCTGTGACGATGCCGGTTCGCCTCCCCTCATGGGACATCCGTTTCGGATTACCTCCAATCTTCGAAATGAATCTGCCCGAAGGCGTACTTCGAGAACGCCTGCGTTTAGCCTTCGCCAAGGCCACGGGAAGCTTCGACGAATTTGACCTCTTAGGAGTTGTGGGGCGTTCGCAAGTCGGGCGCATTCGATACACCGGACAACGTGAGCAGCTTCAGGAGGATGTTCCATTCCAATCGGTCGATGAAATTCTTGAGCACCGGCGGGGTGGCGATCTCTTCCGCTATCTCATCGAGAAGTTCGCTACCTTTTCCGGCATCAGTGGTGTGCAGCCCAAGATTCTTGTGAGGGATGAAGCAGCATCCTCCGCATTGGCTGGCTCAGGCCATCGTGTCTCCGCGAGCTATTTGGGGGCGACGCACATCGTGAAGTTTTGGGAACAAAATGAATATCCGCAGCTTGCGGCCAACGAATACTTTTGTCTCGAAGTTGCCAAAGCGTGCGGGCTTGAAGTTCCCACCTACCGTCTATCTGAAGATGCCCTCGCGCTCGTGATCGATCGGTTTGATCTGCGTTCTGATGGCACGTATCGAGGCTTTGAAGATTTCTGCGTACTTAATGCCAGGCGTACCGATGAGAAGTATCGCGGCAGCTACGAAACGTCCATCATGAAGCGCTTCACGCAGTTTGCGAACTCACTGCATCTCGTCGAGGATACGGAGCGTCTCTTCACGCTCATCGCGCTAAACTGTGCCTTGCGGAATGGAGATGCGCATCTGAAAAACTTCGGCATCGTCTATGACGAGGTTCAGGGCGCGGCACGACTTGCTCCCGTCTATGACTTGGTGACCACGTCCGTTTATCTCCCGAAGGACAGCATGGCGCTTACGTTGAATGGCTCGACACGTTGGGCCAGCGCCAAAGACCTGCAACGACTGGGCGAGACTCGCATGGGCGCATCGCCCGCCAGGGTCAAAACGATTCTTGAATGCATTTCGGATGCGATGTCTGAGGTCGCATCTGCCATGAGGCAGTACATCAAGACCCACCATGACTTTGAAGAGGTTGGTAATCAAATGTTGGCTCATTGGCAAGTGGGAGTTGATTCCTCCCTGAAAGGGCAGGATTAG
- a CDS encoding helix-turn-helix domain-containing protein → MLSLSILAEQIAQKRKGLGLSQTALAKKSHVGRSTLDALENGRMGELGYTKINNILSALGLELRVQEATSRRPTLEELMSERSHD, encoded by the coding sequence ATGTTGTCCCTATCTATCCTCGCCGAGCAGATTGCTCAAAAGCGTAAAGGTCTCGGTTTGAGCCAAACCGCGCTTGCCAAGAAGTCACATGTCGGTCGTTCCACCTTAGATGCTCTAGAAAATGGCCGCATGGGAGAGTTGGGATACACCAAAATCAACAACATTCTTTCCGCGTTGGGCTTGGAACTGAGGGTTCAGGAGGCTACCTCCCGTAGGCCGACTCTAGAAGAGCTGATGAGTGAGAGAAGCCATGATTAA
- a CDS encoding tyrosine-type recombinase/integrase, whose protein sequence is MSEHHTILGGKVHVYKRPNSSSWQCATYLAGKNRRTTTKEDSLSKAKEFAEDWYLQLRGKLRDGELVSGKPFRDAAKLYLREFDIMTQGQRNATYARGQHARTNGHLVPFFGSMVLPEITAGTINEYRIHRLEESKALRGKPPAHNTMHQEIVTLRQIFKTALRHGWIEHLPDMSAPYRASAKVSHRGWFSPEEYKQLYEATRKRAQHPKQPRFRWEAEQLHDYVLFSANTGLRPDEAMRLQFRDVKIVDDEGSGQTILEIEVRGKRGIGFCKSTVGAVRPFERLKARLRPEGGPGRAGSRKDSLESGGWQQPGTMELLFPKWSRDLFNAILEEEKLRVDRDGRPRTAYSLRHTYICLRLLEGADIYQIAKNCRTSVEMIEKYYAAHLKTQLDASAINVMKPRQKKDLAKKEPRRVETHSLADAM, encoded by the coding sequence ATGTCCGAACATCACACCATCCTCGGTGGCAAGGTTCACGTCTACAAACGTCCGAACAGTTCTAGCTGGCAGTGCGCGACCTACCTGGCCGGTAAGAACCGGCGCACTACAACCAAGGAAGACAGCCTCTCGAAAGCGAAGGAGTTCGCTGAAGATTGGTACTTGCAGTTGCGAGGCAAGCTCCGCGACGGCGAGTTAGTGAGCGGCAAACCATTCCGTGACGCGGCCAAGTTGTATCTGCGTGAGTTTGACATCATGACGCAGGGACAAAGGAACGCAACCTACGCGCGCGGCCAGCACGCGCGTACGAATGGCCATCTCGTTCCCTTCTTTGGCAGCATGGTTCTCCCTGAGATCACGGCGGGCACAATCAACGAGTACCGCATCCATCGCCTTGAGGAGTCGAAGGCGTTACGCGGCAAGCCGCCCGCGCATAACACCATGCACCAGGAGATCGTTACGTTGCGCCAGATCTTCAAGACGGCGTTGCGTCACGGATGGATTGAACATCTCCCGGATATGTCCGCGCCCTATCGGGCGTCGGCCAAGGTTTCTCATAGGGGATGGTTCTCGCCGGAGGAGTACAAGCAGCTATACGAAGCGACTCGCAAGCGGGCACAGCACCCGAAGCAGCCGCGCTTTCGCTGGGAAGCGGAACAGCTTCACGACTATGTTCTGTTCTCCGCAAATACAGGGCTACGCCCGGATGAAGCGATGCGTCTCCAGTTCCGCGATGTGAAGATCGTCGATGACGAAGGTAGCGGGCAAACAATCCTAGAGATCGAAGTTCGAGGTAAGAGAGGCATTGGCTTCTGCAAGAGTACGGTCGGAGCTGTGCGACCGTTCGAGCGCTTGAAGGCTCGTCTGCGTCCTGAAGGCGGTCCTGGACGTGCGGGCAGCCGCAAGGATTCATTGGAGAGCGGAGGGTGGCAGCAGCCGGGAACCATGGAGTTGCTGTTTCCAAAGTGGTCGCGCGATCTGTTCAACGCGATTCTTGAGGAAGAGAAGCTTCGGGTTGACCGCGATGGAAGACCGCGTACTGCTTATAGCCTTCGTCACACGTACATCTGTTTGCGGCTTCTTGAAGGGGCTGACATCTACCAGATCGCAAAGAACTGCCGGACTAGTGTGGAGATGATTGAGAAATACTATGCTGCCCATTTGAAGACTCAACTCGATGCCTCTGCAATCAACGTGATGAAACCACGTCAGAAGAAGGATTTGGCGAAGAAGGAGCCGCGCAGAGTCGAAACTCATTCGTTAGCCGATGCTATGTAA